Proteins from a single region of Hymenobacter aquaticus:
- a CDS encoding cupin domain-containing protein: MTPTPLTVIDLQPETHGVSQYKNIPLSLVNDHVVRLSVMTEPFYWHFHPNSDETFLVLEGTLCLDLPAGRTVELTPGQLFSIPANVPHCTRPKKGRTVNLTFERADIQTVKTA; the protein is encoded by the coding sequence ATGACTCCCACGCCCCTCACCGTCATTGACCTTCAGCCCGAAACCCACGGCGTTAGTCAGTACAAGAACATTCCCCTGTCGTTGGTCAATGACCACGTCGTGCGCCTGAGCGTGATGACCGAGCCCTTCTACTGGCACTTTCACCCCAACTCCGACGAAACGTTCCTGGTGCTGGAAGGCACCCTCTGCCTCGACCTGCCGGCAGGCCGCACCGTGGAGCTCACGCCCGGCCAGCTCTTCTCGATTCCGGCTAACGTGCCCCATTGCACCCGCCCCAAGAAAGGCCGCACGGTAAACCTCACCTTCGAGCGGGCCGATATCCAAACGGTAAAAACCGCGTAG